In one Nostoc sp. KVJ3 genomic region, the following are encoded:
- a CDS encoding GDP-mannose 4,6-dehydratase, producing the protein MTKTALITGITGQDGYYLSHLLLNRGYRVVGLVPPHRQPNLTKLGTLANQVEIFTVDLRDNTALLTAVEELRPQEIYNLAAPSFVPDSWNDPLGTLDLITGTATRLLEAVRQVGLSTRFYQASSSEMFGDVFISPQDEETSFHPKNPYAAAKMHAHWTMVHHRQRYGLFACSGILYNHESPLRAPQFVTRKVSLAAASIKLGLTDTLEMGNLDAKRDWGFAGDYVEAMWRMLQVDEPEEYVIGTGKLHSVRDLVATAFESVGLDWTHHIVLNSSLLRQDEHFQLVANPSKAKRNLGWEPQVSFEELLEKMVKTDLERLQSGAIAFTLEQTLPSFLQGTSQPS; encoded by the coding sequence ATGACTAAAACAGCCCTAATTACCGGAATAACTGGTCAAGATGGCTACTATCTCAGCCATTTGCTCCTCAACCGTGGTTATCGAGTTGTAGGATTAGTACCCCCGCATCGACAGCCTAATTTGACCAAATTGGGAACACTGGCAAATCAGGTAGAAATTTTTACGGTTGACTTGAGAGATAATACGGCGCTGTTGACAGCAGTTGAAGAGCTACGTCCCCAAGAAATTTATAATTTAGCGGCTCCCAGTTTTGTACCCGATTCTTGGAACGATCCGTTGGGAACCCTAGATTTAATTACTGGTACAGCTACCAGACTTTTGGAAGCAGTCCGACAGGTTGGTTTGTCTACCAGGTTTTATCAAGCCAGCAGTTCCGAAATGTTTGGCGATGTATTCATTTCGCCTCAAGATGAAGAAACGTCTTTCCATCCCAAAAATCCCTATGCTGCGGCGAAGATGCACGCCCACTGGACAATGGTGCATCACAGACAGCGCTATGGACTATTTGCCTGTAGTGGAATTTTATACAATCATGAGTCTCCTCTACGCGCACCCCAGTTTGTTACCCGTAAAGTTTCTTTGGCAGCCGCATCGATTAAATTGGGTTTAACTGACACCTTAGAAATGGGTAATTTAGATGCCAAACGCGATTGGGGCTTTGCGGGAGATTACGTAGAAGCCATGTGGCGGATGTTGCAAGTTGATGAACCAGAAGAATATGTGATTGGCACTGGTAAACTGCACAGTGTTAGAGATTTAGTTGCCACAGCCTTTGAGTCTGTCGGATTGGATTGGACGCACCATATAGTTTTAAATAGCAGCTTATTGCGACAAGATGAGCATTTTCAACTAGTAGCTAACCCCAGTAAAGCGAAAAGAAACCTTGGCTGGGAACCCCAAGTGAGCTTTGAGGAACTTTTAGAAAAAATGGTAAAAACAGATTTAGAGCGGTTACAAAGTGGTGCGATCGCCTTTACATTAGAACAAACCCTTCCCTCATTCCTCCAAGGAACGAGCCAGCCTTCCTAA
- a CDS encoding glycosyltransferase, with protein sequence MHITKVTKNLKVGDQVNQKTNHVFVFLEIFAHEGGIQSYIKDIFRAYLGLNQGYKAEVFLLRDSTDSLNPFENENLKFHYFKNQSPHLGRLQMAAALLKCLLQNHPQQVFCGHINLAVLIQTLCQPLGIPYTVLTYGKEVWEPLKNQERHALTSADRIWTISRYSRDRACVANGISPKMVEMMPCAIDGDKFTPGSKRTELVQKYGLTGAKVLMTVARLWSGDIYKGVDVTIRALPQIAQVFPQVKYLVIGRGDDQPRLAKLAKDLGVSDRVVFAGFVATEELMEHYRLADAYTMPSQEGFGIVYLEAMACGVPVLSGDDDGSADPLQDGKLGWRVPHRSPDAVAAACIEMLQGNDQRCDREWLREQAIALFGIDAFQQHLQKMLLSSVLSPNNK encoded by the coding sequence ATGCATATCACTAAAGTGACAAAAAATCTCAAGGTAGGTGATCAAGTTAATCAAAAAACTAACCATGTCTTCGTGTTTTTAGAGATTTTTGCCCACGAAGGTGGTATTCAATCATATATAAAAGATATTTTCCGCGCTTATTTGGGATTAAACCAAGGCTACAAGGCAGAAGTCTTTTTGTTGCGAGATAGCACTGATAGCTTAAATCCGTTTGAAAACGAGAACTTAAAATTTCATTACTTTAAAAATCAGTCTCCTCATTTGGGGAGACTGCAAATGGCGGCAGCTTTACTAAAGTGTCTGTTGCAAAACCATCCGCAGCAAGTTTTCTGTGGTCACATTAACTTAGCAGTATTAATCCAAACTCTTTGTCAGCCCTTGGGGATTCCTTACACCGTGCTAACTTACGGAAAAGAAGTCTGGGAACCTCTGAAAAATCAAGAACGTCACGCCCTGACATCAGCAGATAGAATTTGGACAATTAGTCGTTATAGCCGCGATCGCGCTTGTGTTGCCAATGGTATAAGCCCCAAAATGGTAGAGATGATGCCCTGTGCAATTGATGGGGATAAATTTACTCCTGGTTCCAAGCGGACAGAATTAGTCCAGAAATATGGCTTAACTGGTGCTAAAGTTTTAATGACAGTAGCGCGATTATGGTCAGGAGATATTTATAAGGGTGTAGATGTCACGATTCGGGCATTACCACAAATCGCTCAGGTCTTCCCACAAGTGAAATATTTGGTAATTGGTCGCGGTGATGACCAACCACGATTAGCCAAACTTGCAAAAGATTTAGGTGTGAGCGATCGCGTTGTCTTTGCGGGTTTTGTGGCCACAGAAGAATTAATGGAACATTACCGCCTTGCTGATGCCTATACTATGCCTTCGCAAGAAGGCTTCGGCATTGTTTATCTAGAAGCAATGGCTTGTGGAGTACCTGTATTATCCGGTGATGATGATGGCTCTGCTGATCCCTTACAGGATGGTAAACTGGGATGGCGAGTACCACACCGCAGTCCTGATGCTGTAGCAGCAGCTTGTATAGAAATGCTTCAAGGAAATGACCAGCGATGCGATCGTGAGTGGCTACGAGAACAGGCGATCGCTCTATTTGGGATAGATGCTTTTCAACAGCACTTACAAAAAATGCTTCTATCCTCAGTTCTGAGTCCCAATAACAAATGA